In Dryocola sp. LX212, the genomic stretch GGCCTTCGCGCTCGGCTATATCGCACTGAACCGGGGCGAACAGATCAACGCATTGTGGATTGTCGTCGCCTCAGTCTGCGTTTATCTCATTGCCTATCGTTATTACGGTCTGTTTATCGCTAAACGCGTGCTGACGGTTGATGCGACCCGCATGACGCCAGCCGTACGCCATAACGACGGGCTGGACTACGTGCCGACGGACAAGAAAGTGCTGTTCGGTCACCATTTTGCCGCTATTGCCGGGGCTGGGCCGCTGGTCGGGCCGGTGCTTGCCGCGCAGATGGGCTATCTGCCGGGTATGCTCTGGCTGCTGGCGGGCGTGGTGCTGGCCGGTGCGGTGCAGGACTTTATGGTGCTGTTTGTCTCCACCCGCCGCGACGGGCGTTCGCTGGGCGAGCTGGTGAAAGAGGAGATGGGCAACACCGCCGGCGTGATTGCGCTGGTGGCCTGCTTTATGATCATGGTGATCATTCTGGCGGTGCTGGCGATGATCGTGGTGAAAGCCCTGACCCACAGCCCGTGGGGCACCTACACCGTCGCGTTCACCATTCCTCTGGCGCTGTTTATGGGCGTCTACATTCGCTATTTGCGCCCCGGGCGCATCGGTGAAGTTTCCGTTATCGGCCTGGTGTGCCTGATCTTCGCGATTATTTCCGGCGGCTGGGTGGCCGAAAGCCCGAGCTGGGCGCCGTACTTCGACTATACCGGCGTGCAGCTGACGTGGATGCTGGTGGGCTACGGCTTCGTGGCGGCGGTGCTGCCGGTGTGGCTGCTGCTGGCCCCGCGTGACTACCTCTCCACCTTCCTGAAAATCGGCACTATTATCGGGCTGGCCATCGGGATTCTGATTATGCGGCCGACGCTGCAAATGCCTTCCCTGACCAAATTCATCGACGGCACCGGCCCGGTGTGGACCGGCGACCTGTTCCCGTTCCTGTTTATCACCATCGCCTGCGGCGCGGTCTCTGGCTTCCACGCGCTTATTGCCTCCGGCACCACGCCGAAGATGCTGGCGAATGAAAACCAGGCCTGCTTCATCGGCTACGGCGGCATGCTGATGGAGTCGTTCGTGGCGATTATGGCGCTGGTGGCGGCCTGCGTTATCGACCCGGGCGTCTACTTTGCGATGAACAGCCCGATGGCGGTGCTGGCTCCGGCGGGCACGGCGGACGTTGTGGCGTCTGCGGCGAGCGTCGTCAGCGGCTGGGGCTTCCACATCACGCCGGATACCCTGACTAACATTGCCAACGAAGTCGGCGAGCAGAGCATTATCTCCCGCGCCGGTGGCGCGCCAACCCTCGCGGTAGGCATGGCCTATATCCTTCACGGCGCGTTGGGTGGCCTGATGGACGTCTCGTTCTGGTACCACTTTGCCATCCTGTTTGAAGCGCTGTTTATTCTGACAGCGGTGGATGCTGGCACCCGTGCGGCGCGCTTCATGCTCCAGGATCTGCTGGGGGTGATCTCTCCGGGCCTGAAAAGAACGGATTCGCTACCGGCGAACCTACTGGCG encodes the following:
- the cstA gene encoding pyruvate/proton symporter CstA, with product MNTPGKHLIWAVLAIIGAFALGYIALNRGEQINALWIVVASVCVYLIAYRYYGLFIAKRVLTVDATRMTPAVRHNDGLDYVPTDKKVLFGHHFAAIAGAGPLVGPVLAAQMGYLPGMLWLLAGVVLAGAVQDFMVLFVSTRRDGRSLGELVKEEMGNTAGVIALVACFMIMVIILAVLAMIVVKALTHSPWGTYTVAFTIPLALFMGVYIRYLRPGRIGEVSVIGLVCLIFAIISGGWVAESPSWAPYFDYTGVQLTWMLVGYGFVAAVLPVWLLLAPRDYLSTFLKIGTIIGLAIGILIMRPTLQMPSLTKFIDGTGPVWTGDLFPFLFITIACGAVSGFHALIASGTTPKMLANENQACFIGYGGMLMESFVAIMALVAACVIDPGVYFAMNSPMAVLAPAGTADVVASAASVVSGWGFHITPDTLTNIANEVGEQSIISRAGGAPTLAVGMAYILHGALGGLMDVSFWYHFAILFEALFILTAVDAGTRAARFMLQDLLGVISPGLKRTDSLPANLLATALCVLAWGYFLHQGVVDPLGGINTLWPLFGIANQMLAGMALMLCAVVLFKMKRQKYAWVALVPTAWLLICTLTAGWQKAFSPDAKVGFLAIANKFQAMIDSGNIPPQYTQSQLSQLVFNNRLDAGLTIFFMVVVVVIALFSIKTALRALKSDRPTASETPYEKMPEDLDTIVAEAKSAH